Within the Nitrospira sp. genome, the region AAGCCGACCTTCCTACTCATGAACAGACTTATACACACCTTGTTTCGAGATGTGAGATATCCACAACTGTGTACAACACTGTGAATAGTTGAGAGTTTCTATGGTAACGACCATCGACACAATCTGGAGCGATACCCTCGCCTATCTCAAGGAGCGGGTCCCCCGCCAGGTGTTCGAAACCTGGTTTAGTCCTGCGCAGTTAGAGAGCCTTGAGGATGGAAGCGCGCGTATCACGGTTCCAAATCGATTCTTCGGAGACTGGCTGGGAGAGCATTATGGTGAGCTTCTGGGAGAAGCTCTCTCGGTGGCCAAGGGAGGGGGGCGCGTCGACGTCAGCTTTGTCGTCGGAGATAGGACAAAGGCTCCACTGAGAACGCAGCCGGATATGGCCGGAGCAGGACGACCTTCTCCTGTGTCCCGAAGCCGTCGCAATCCAAATCTCAATCCGAAATACACCTTTGGCACCTTCGTGGTCGGAGGAAGCAATCAATTTGCGCATGCGGCGAGTATGGCGGTAGCGGAGCAACCTGCACGGGCCTACAATCCCCTGTTCATCTACGGTGGCGTCGGCCTCGGGAAAACCCATCTTCTGAATGCCATTGGGAATCACGTGGCGGAGCGGACGGAACTTCGTATCGCCTATGTCACGACCGAGCAGTTCACGAATGAAGTCATCAATTCGATCCGTTACGACAAAATGATCGATCTGCGTCGGCGCTATCGGAACGTCGATATGTTGATGATCGACGACATCCAATTTTTAGCCGGCAAGGAGCGAACGCAAGAGGAATTTTTCCACACGTTCAACGCGCTCTATGAAGCGCACAAGCAAATCGTCGTCTCGAGCGATCGCTTTCCAAAGGAAATGCCCGACATCGACGAACGCCTCCGATCCAGATTCGAATGGGGATTGATCGCCGACTTGCAGTCGCCTGATGTCGAAACGCGGATTGCGATCCTCAGGAAGAAATCAGAAGACGAGGGCGTGCACTTGCCTGAAGACGTCGTGCAATTTCTGGCAGCCAACATGAAGAGCAATATCAGGGAATTGGAAGGCTCATTAGTCCGCCTGGGAGCCTATTCGTCGCTCACCGGACAGTTGATCACGCTCGACATGGCGAAAACCGTCCTGCGGGACGTCATTGGCGATAAAAAAAAGATTGTCGCCATGGACGACATCCAGGAGGCGGTGAGCACGCGGTTCCACCTGAAAGTCTCCGACTTGAAGTCGCGACGACGAAGTAAGACTCTGGTGCATCCACGCCAGATCGCGATGTTTCTCTGCCGTGAATTGACCGATGCCTCCTTCCCGGAAATTGGTCGCCAATTCGGGGGCAAAGATCACACCACCATCATGCATGCCTGCAAGCAGGTGGCGAAGGCGCTGGAAGCCGACACGACGTTGCGCGCGACCCTGGAAGGGCTCAAAGAACAGATCGTGCGCGGATGAGCGCATTCGGCGGAGGATACGCATCATGAAGGTACGCATTTCCAGAGACGAACTACTGGTGGCGCTTCAGCGCGTCCAGGGCGTGGTCGAAAAGCGCAATACCATGCCGATCCTGTCGAATATCATGCTGGAAGCCAAACAGGACGGGATCGAGGTCAGCGCCACCGATCTGGAGATCGGCATGCGGGCTTTGTACAAGGCGACGGTATTGGAATCCGGCACGTTAACGGTTTCCGCGCGCAAGCTGTTCGAGATCATCAAGGAATTGCGGGATGGGGAGATTGAACTCGGCACCGGCGAGAACAACTGGCTTCACATTCAAGCAAGCAAGAGTCAATTCAAGATTGTCAGTTTACCTGCGGGAGAGTATCCGGCACTTCCCGCCATCGATAAGGAAGGGTTGACCCCCCTCGCGAGCGCCGGGCTGTTGGAACTGATCCGCAAGACGCTGTTCGCAGCGGGCGACAATGACGCGCGCTATATTCTCAATGGGTTGCTCGTCACGCTCGTTAGTGGAGAAAAGAAGACAACCCTGCGGCTGGTCGGAACGGACGGACACCGCTTGGCTGTGGCCGAGCAGGACGTCGGGTCGGCCGGACCGAAAGACGCGCCCCGGGAGATCAAGGCGATCATCCCGAAGAAGGCGGCGCAGGAAATCCGGCGACTGCTCGAGGAGGGCGGCGATGGAGAACCCCTGATTGGATTCACAAAAAAGCTGATGATCTTTCGAAAGAGCGGGTTACTCCTCACCTCGAGCTTGATGGAAGGCAACTACCCGAACTATCAGGGCGTGCTGCCCAAAGAAAGCGACAAGCGCATCATGATTGACCGTCAGGAACTGGAGGGCGCGTGCCGTCGCGTGGCCGTGTTGTCGCGCGATAAAGCCAATGCGGTGAAGGTCACCTTCTCCAAAGGAAAATTGACCCTCTACGCCAACAACCCGGACTTTGGAGAAGCGACCGAGGAATTGTCGGCCGAATACAAAGGCGACACCCTCACGACCGGATTCAACGCCCGCTATCTGCTGGACGTCTTTGGAGTCATGGACGGTCAACAGATTTCGCTTCAGATGGATAATCCGTTAAGCCCGTGCCTCATCCAGGAGCGCGAGAGCCCCGGTTTCAAGTGCGTGGTCATGCCGATCAAGATATGACGTCAGCCCTCGACGCGGATAGATTCCTTTCGCTGCGGCTCGAGTTCCACACCCCTCACCTTTCCGGGACATCTGCGCGTCTCGGGATAGGTCCTGCCTAGGAGACGCATGGCG harbors:
- the dnaN gene encoding DNA polymerase III subunit beta — its product is MKVRISRDELLVALQRVQGVVEKRNTMPILSNIMLEAKQDGIEVSATDLEIGMRALYKATVLESGTLTVSARKLFEIIKELRDGEIELGTGENNWLHIQASKSQFKIVSLPAGEYPALPAIDKEGLTPLASAGLLELIRKTLFAAGDNDARYILNGLLVTLVSGEKKTTLRLVGTDGHRLAVAEQDVGSAGPKDAPREIKAIIPKKAAQEIRRLLEEGGDGEPLIGFTKKLMIFRKSGLLLTSSLMEGNYPNYQGVLPKESDKRIMIDRQELEGACRRVAVLSRDKANAVKVTFSKGKLTLYANNPDFGEATEELSAEYKGDTLTTGFNARYLLDVFGVMDGQQISLQMDNPLSPCLIQERESPGFKCVVMPIKI
- the dnaA gene encoding chromosomal replication initiator protein DnaA — encoded protein: MVTTIDTIWSDTLAYLKERVPRQVFETWFSPAQLESLEDGSARITVPNRFFGDWLGEHYGELLGEALSVAKGGGRVDVSFVVGDRTKAPLRTQPDMAGAGRPSPVSRSRRNPNLNPKYTFGTFVVGGSNQFAHAASMAVAEQPARAYNPLFIYGGVGLGKTHLLNAIGNHVAERTELRIAYVTTEQFTNEVINSIRYDKMIDLRRRYRNVDMLMIDDIQFLAGKERTQEEFFHTFNALYEAHKQIVVSSDRFPKEMPDIDERLRSRFEWGLIADLQSPDVETRIAILRKKSEDEGVHLPEDVVQFLAANMKSNIRELEGSLVRLGAYSSLTGQLITLDMAKTVLRDVIGDKKKIVAMDDIQEAVSTRFHLKVSDLKSRRRSKTLVHPRQIAMFLCRELTDASFPEIGRQFGGKDHTTIMHACKQVAKALEADTTLRATLEGLKEQIVRG